The DNA region CGTGGGCGGTGGTGCCCTGGCCCAGGTCGCTTTCCAGCCAGATGCGGCCGCCGTGGGCGTCCACGATGCCCTTGGCGATGCTCAGGCCCAGGCCGGCGCCACCCTGGTCGCGGCTGCGGCTGTCCTCCAGGCGGTAGAAGCGGTCGAAGAGGCGCTCAAGCTGATCGGCGGGGATGCCGGGCCCGTCGTCCTGCACGCTCAGGTGCATCTGCTGGCCGGCGGCGTCCAGGGTGCTCCCGAGGGTCACGGTGCGCGCGCCGGCCTTCAGGGCATTGCCGACGAGGTTGATGATGACCTGCTTGAGCCGGTCCGGGTCGCCCTCGAAGGGCAGGTCGTCACCGCTGACATCCAGCGTGGTCTGCTGGGCCTGGGCGAGCGGCGCGAGTTCCCGGGCGATCTCACGCAGGAACAGGCCGGAGAAGATGGGCGCGCGGTTCAGGACCAGCGCCCCGCTGTCGGAACGGGCGAGTTGCAGCAGGCTGGCGATCAGGTTGGTGAGGCGTTCGGATTCGCTCTGGATGATCTTCAGGCTCTCGGCCTGCTGGCCGGTGGGGTTGGTGCGGCGCAGCAGGTAACTGGCATGCCCGCTGATCGCGGTGACGGGGGTGCGCAGTTCGTGGCTGGCGTCGCTGGTGAAGCGGCGCTGCGCCTCGAAGCTCTGTTCCAGGCGGCCCAGCATGCCGTTCAGCGCCTGCGCGAGGGCCTCGACCTCGTCGCCGGTGGCGGGCACCGGGACGCGCTCGGTGAGGTTCTCCCCGCCGATGCGTTCGGCGGCGCGCCGCACCAGCCGCAGAGGTCCCAGGGCCTGCCCGGCGAGCAGGTAGGCGCCGGTCCCGGCACTCACGGCCCCGATGGCGCACAGCAGCAGCAGCACGTTCTGAAGGTTGGTGAGGGTGTTGTTGATTCCGCCCAGGCTGCGGGCCACGTAGGTGACCGCCAGGGTGGGATCGCTGCCCAGGGCCGCGGACTTCAGCTGCAGGGGTTCCAGGCGCACCAGGACCCGCATGGGCGTGGGGGTGTCCCGGAAGCGTTCCCGGACCGGCAGGTTGAGCTTCAGCTGCCCGTCGGGCGCCTCGATCAGCGCGGCGAGTTGCGCGTCGGTCAGTTCGATGGGGTGGTCGGGGTCGGTGGCGATGGTGATGCGGCTGACCGCCTGGATGTCGCGCAGGTACTTGAACAGCTGGCCCCGCATGGTCGGCGTGGTCGCGTTCTGCAGGTCGGTGGCCAGGGTGGGCAGGTCGTAGAAGGCGAGTTCCTCGATCTGGATGAACGAGTCCGGGAACTGGTAGCGGGAGATCACGACCTCGCCGTTCGCCTCGCGGTCCAGCCGGTCGGGGTCGTGCAGGTTCAGGCTGGGCGCGAGGCGCACCAGGCTGACGTAGGTGTCCTGCAGCTGCCGGTCCACGCCGGCCACCAGGCTGCCGCGCATCAGGATCAGGGCGGCCAGCGCGACCAGGGACAGCAGCACGGTCAGGAGCGCCGTGTAGAACACCGTGAGCCGCCAGCGCAGGGTCACGGTGCGTGCTCCTGCCGGGCGGCCCGGGGGGTGAGGGGGGTGGGGGTCATTCCTCGCGCAGGACGTACCCGACGCCGCGCACGGTGTGGATCAGGCGCCGTTCGCCGCCCTCTTCCAGCTTGCGGCGCAGGTAACCGATGTACACGTCCACGACGTTGCTGCCGCCGGTGTACTCGGGCCAGACCTTCTCCTCGATCTCGAAGCGGGAGAAGACCTTGCCGGGGTTGCGGGCGAGGAGTTCCAGCAGTTCGAATTCCTTCGCGGAGAGTTCCACGCGCCGGCCGCCGCGGAAGATCTCGCGGCCGTCGAGGTTCATGACCAGGTCGGCGACGCGCACCTCGCCGGTCACGGCGGGGTTCACGCGGCGCAGGTGGGCGCGCACGCGGGCGAGCAGTTCCTCGATGGAGAAGGGCTTGATGAGGTAGTCGTCGGCGCCGGAGTCCAGGCCCTCGACCTTGTCCTGAATGCCGTCCTTGGCGGTCAGGATGATGATGGGGGTGTTGCTGGTCTTGCGGATGCGGCGGGCAACTTCCAGGCCGTCCAGGACGGGCAGCATCAGATCCAGGATCACGAGGTCAGGGTTGACTTCACGGAATTTGGACAGGCCGGTCACGCCGTCGAAGGCGACTTCGGTGGCGTAGCCTTCGGCCGCGAGTTCCAGCTCGATGAAGCGGGCGATGTCTTTCTCGTCCTCAATGACGAGTACGAGGGGTTTGCGTTCCATGACCCAGAGTCTATGGAGGCTTCTCATGAGAATCCGGTCGCGGTGCTTAATGCCAGTTTATGTGGTTCCCCATGGACAGACACACCGAAATCCGGCCGCTGGCCCACCAAACACCGCCCATGCCATCACAGAGGAGCTCATGAGCTGCTCAGAGAGCAGCCCTGCATGAGCCTCATCCGTTCTCAGGCCGGGCGGCGCCGGACCGGGTCGGCCCGCAGGGGCGCCACGCGCGCCACCACCGGCTCCTCGACCACCAGCTCGTACCCCACGCAGTCCGGCCCGAAGCCCTGCAGGCTCAGCGCCGGGCGCTTCACGACCCGCCAGGGCCCCTGCGCCGCGCCCGACAGGTCCTGGCAGACGATGGTCTGCCCGGCCGCCGCCGCGTCACACAGGCGCCGCGAGTAGTTCACCGGCAGACCGTAGGCGCTCATCTGCCCGCCGACCGGCCCGGTGATCACCTCGCCGTACGCGGCCCCCACCCGGACCTGAAGCTGCACGCCCAGGTACCCGGCCAGGCTCAGGCGCGCGGCGCGTTCGTGGGCGCCTAGTGCGGCGAACACGGCCTTGCGCTCGCAGCCTTCCGGCCACAGCGCCAGCACGGCGTCGCCCTGGTGTTGCAGCACCTGCCCGCCGGCCGCCTCGAAGCTGAGGATCATGACCTGCACGAATTCCGCCATGAGGGCCTGGTAATGCCCGAGTTCCAGGGCGTGCGCGAGACGCGTACTCCCCACCACGTCTACCAGCACCAGACTGGCGCGGGTGGGTTCGACTTTGACAGCAGGAAGAGGGAGAAGACGCTCAGGCATAAGAGTCTTCCTTATTGTGCCTTAACTCTCCCTCATTGGCATCCCCCGCTGCCTAAAGCCACCGGGCTTGACAGGGGGCAGATGAGCGGCCTCTACAGCGTGAAGCCGTGCAGGGGCGGGGCGGTCCGGAACGCCACCCAGTCCCCGGGGGCCAGGGCAGGCAGGGCGGTAAACGCCGCCAGCACCAGGGGCAGCCGCGCCTGCACCACGCACACCGAACGCTGCACCGCAACGACCTGCCCCCGGCCCTCCACCTGCGAGATGCCCACGCTGGTCAGGGCTTCCTCCGCGGCGTCCTCCGGCGCGAGGCGGGTGAACTCCTCCAGCACCCCATGTACGATCACCCGGGCCGGCCCGGGCGCCGCCGCGTACGGGCCGTTCCGGTCGAACAGGTACAGCACCCGGCCCCCAGCCGCGAACTCCAGCAGCGGACTGCCCTCCCGCTGCGGGTACAGCAGACCCTCGGCCGCGTGGGCCGCGAAGCGGGTGGTGAATTCTCCCTCGGAGCTTTCCAGG from Deinococcus ficus includes:
- a CDS encoding response regulator transcription factor; amino-acid sequence: MERKPLVLVIEDEKDIARFIELELAAEGYATEVAFDGVTGLSKFREVNPDLVILDLMLPVLDGLEVARRIRKTSNTPIIILTAKDGIQDKVEGLDSGADDYLIKPFSIEELLARVRAHLRRVNPAVTGEVRVADLVMNLDGREIFRGGRRVELSAKEFELLELLARNPGKVFSRFEIEEKVWPEYTGGSNVVDVYIGYLRRKLEEGGERRLIHTVRGVGYVLREE
- a CDS encoding sensor histidine kinase, with translation MTLRWRLTVFYTALLTVLLSLVALAALILMRGSLVAGVDRQLQDTYVSLVRLAPSLNLHDPDRLDREANGEVVISRYQFPDSFIQIEELAFYDLPTLATDLQNATTPTMRGQLFKYLRDIQAVSRITIATDPDHPIELTDAQLAALIEAPDGQLKLNLPVRERFRDTPTPMRVLVRLEPLQLKSAALGSDPTLAVTYVARSLGGINNTLTNLQNVLLLLCAIGAVSAGTGAYLLAGQALGPLRLVRRAAERIGGENLTERVPVPATGDEVEALAQALNGMLGRLEQSFEAQRRFTSDASHELRTPVTAISGHASYLLRRTNPTGQQAESLKIIQSESERLTNLIASLLQLARSDSGALVLNRAPIFSGLFLREIARELAPLAQAQQTTLDVSGDDLPFEGDPDRLKQVIINLVGNALKAGARTVTLGSTLDAAGQQMHLSVQDDGPGIPADQLERLFDRFYRLEDSRSRDQGGAGLGLSIAKGIVDAHGGRIWLESDLGQGTTAHVQLPIGNVPVLDDDDVP
- a CDS encoding adenylate/guanylate cyclase domain-containing protein, translated to MPERLLPLPAVKVEPTRASLVLVDVVGSTRLAHALELGHYQALMAEFVQVMILSFEAAGGQVLQHQGDAVLALWPEGCERKAVFAALGAHERAARLSLAGYLGVQLQVRVGAAYGEVITGPVGGQMSAYGLPVNYSRRLCDAAAAGQTIVCQDLSGAAQGPWRVVKRPALSLQGFGPDCVGYELVVEEPVVARVAPLRADPVRRRPA